CAGTTTCGCGGACAGGACGGACCGTGTTCAATGCAAGCAGCCAGCGGTATACTCAATGGATTCGACACCGCACTGGAGTTCTACGCGGCGGGCGGCGACACCAGCGGCCAGGGCGACTGGTCGAACGGCAACCACTTCGAGGGCACTATTCGGAACTACCGTGTCGCGATTAGCATGCGATCGGAAGGTGCAGCGGTCAGCGGGAACACGGTCAGGGCGCAAGTACAGGCAAACAGCAAGCGGAGCGAATGGCTCCTGTGGATGGCGGATGACCCCCGAAGCGAACGGGACAGCGAGAACTACCTGATGAAGGGCAACACCCTCTTCGTGTATCCGTGGGACGTCAACAACTACAGCGCGAACAACCCCTACAGCTCTGATGCGGACCGACGGGCTCCGATATGGTATCTCGGGCGAGGGACCCGCTACGGGAACTCCATATACGATTTCAGTGGCCTGCTGGGAAACGAGTTCATCGTGAACAACTCCGACAACCCCGACCGAAACGGGATCTTCACCGCACACGGCGGAGAGGTCACTGGAACGGCACAGCTCCGGTTCAACCCCGCATACGACCGAAACGATAGTCGAAGATGGCACCCGGAGTCCGAGAACAGCTGAAACCAGGGCCTTCTGGACAGCAGTCGCTACGAGTTACGTGATTCGTGGTGCCAGTTACGGCTGTCATTGCGCTGGTAGTTCGGCGGCTGGCTCCACTCCGTAGTCCCCGTCACATGCCCACCGTGGCCGGTGAGAATACCGTTCCTGTCAGGGGTGTCAGCGTTGTTGACGATGTACTGGTTGCCCATCAGGCCACCGAAATCGTACAGCGAATTCGCGTACTGCTTGCCCTTTCCGATGTACCACACCGGAGGCTTGCGGTCACTGCTATCGTAGTACGGGTTCTTTTCGTAATTGATGTTGTCCCAGGATTTCACCAGCATGGCGTTCCCCTTCTTGACGTAGGAAGAGTCTCCGCGCTGAGAGCTGGAGCGGGGGTCGTCTTCCATGTACCAGAGCCACTTACTGACTCGCGGGTTCGGCTGCGCCTGCAGACGGAAGGAGTTGCCAGTGACGGCCGCGCCTTCCGACCGCATCGAGACCCCGATTTCGTAGTTTCGGATGAGCCCCTCGAAGTGGTTGCCGTTCGACCAGTCGCCCTGGCCGCTGGTGTCGCCGCCCGCCGCGTACAGGTCTATCGCACGCTTGAACCCGTTGATAGTTCCGGTCGCCCACTGCATCGAGCAGGGGCCACCGCTTCCGCCGCGGAACTGGAGGCCCGTTCCAGCGCCCTTGTCGCCCATGAGGTAGGCGTCTCGGACCCAGGCCCGGTTCGCGGCCTCGAGTTTTGCAGCGTCGTCGGCACCGACGACGATTTGGGTCGAACTCCAGCCTTGGTTCCGGGAGTCGATATGTGGCTCTATGAGCTGGCTCTCCCGGTACATCTCAATGACGTCGAAGTCACCGGAGGGAACGATTCTGGCGCCGTTGCACTCCAGTCGGACGCCGCGCCGTATTTTAATTGTGTCCGAAACGGTGTAGTTCTCACCCGAAACCAACCGGACGGTCTGGGTCGGCCGCTTGCCCCATTCGGCTCCGTTCGAAGCGTCGTCGATCGCGGACTGGAGGTCGCCGGGCGACGCGATTATCGTCCCGTCGTCGGCGGTCTTCGACCCCGTAGACGAGGGTGTAATGTCCCCAATTGGGTTCCACATGTCACCGTCTCCGAGATACACTGTCCCCGTATCCGTCGCGAGGAACTTCGCACCGGCGTTGGGCGCATACTGGTCCATGTTGGATTCGGCGTCCCGGTGTTCGACGTGGTTGTCGAGCTTCTTGAAGTTCTCGTTGAGCGGTACGTGCCAATCTAGCGTGCCCTCCGCGGGCGTGTTGTATCGTTCTGACATTGTTTTACTGGGTACCCCCGTACCCACCCATCCCATAGCCTTCGCTGCCGAGGTCGTCGGTCGCGGTCTCGGTCTCCGTCGGTGTCGGCGTCGCCGTTTCAGTCGGTGTGGCCGTCTCGGTCTCCGTCGGTGTCGGCGTCGCCGTTTCAGTCGGTGTGGCCGTCTCGGTCTCCGTCGGCGTCGCGGTTTCGGTCTCCGTTTTGGCCGCGTCCCGGAACTCGAACCAGTTGAAGTCGATACCGGAACCGACCGCCTTGACCTGGATGACGTGTTCGCCACCGGAATCGACCGTCACATCCGGAAGCGTCGCCGTCTCCCAGGTAGTCCAGTCGCCCGTGTTCGGGACAGCCACCGTGCCGACCCGGTCGCCGTCGATCGACACCCGCAGTTGCCTGTCGTCACGGGTCGTCGCCACCCGGACGTCGATGATGTAGGTTCCGGTCGGCACCTCCACGGTGTATTCGAGCCACTCGCCGTCCTCGAAGTAGCCGACGTTGTACTCCCCGGAGACGTCCTGCGTCTGCCGGATGTCAACGTCGGAGTCGCGGTAGTCGAGGTCGTACTCGCTCCCGGCGGTGGTGTCGTGGTACGCCACGCCCTCGCCCCCGAGGTCGTAGTTCTGGGCCTGCACCCGACCCGGCAGAACCGGGACGCCATCGAACGGCTGGTTGCCGGCGACGACGAACTCGGCCCAGTTGAAGTCGATGCCGGAGCCGACGGCCTCGACCCGGAGAACCTGCTGCCCGTCGGCGTCGATGTTTACGTCCTCCAGGGTCGCGGTTGTCCACGCCGTCCAGTCGCCCGTGTTCGGGACGTCGAGTGTTCCGAGCGTCTGCTCGCCGAGCGTGAACCGGAGCTTTCTGTCGTCCCGGGTCGTCGCCACGCGGACCTTGATGTCGTACTGGCCCGGCGAGACGTCGGCGGAGTATTCGAGCCACTCGCCGTCCTCGAAGTAGCCGACGTTGTACTCCCCGGTGCTGTCTTGGGTTTCCCGGATGTCGACGTCGGTGTCGCGGTACCCGGTGTCGTACTCGTTGCTGGCCGTCGTGTCGGAGTACGCGATGCCCTCCCCACCCGTGTCGTAGTTCTGGGCCTGGATACGGCCGGGAATCGTGGCGGGCGTCCCGTTGTAGGGGTCTTGCCCATCGACTCTCTCAAACTCGACCCAGTTGAACTCCACGCCGGAGTCCAGCGCCTCGACCCGCAGCGTCGATTGCTGTTCGGTCGTTATTTCGATGTCCTCTACTGTGACGGTCTCCCACGAGGTCCAGTCGCCCGTCTTGGGAATGGTGATGGTCGCGAGGGCCCGGTCGCCAAGGAACAGTTCGAGTTGGCCGTCCGAGAGCGCCGACGCGACTCGCAGGCTGATATCGTACGTCCCCGGCGAGACAGTGGTCGTGTATTCGAGCCACTCTCCGGCCTGGAAGTAGCCGACGTTGTACTTCCCGGACTCGTCTCCCGTCGGTCGGATGTCCACGTCGGTGTCCCGGTTGGCGGACCCGTAGATGTTCCCGTTGGACGTGTCGTGATACGCCTCGCCTTCGCCGCCGATGTCGAAGTTCTGGGCCTGGATACGGCCCGGAATCGACCGGACTGTTCCCTCGTACGGAGACTGGGACTGCGTCGTGTTGCCGGTCGAGAGGGTCAGCGAGTAATCGCCACCGCTCCGACCGATGTCCATGACTTGCAGGTAATATGTCGCACTGGTAGAGAGCGATTCCGGGAGATACACGGGGGCCGCCGAACTCGCGTACGCCTGCGACACCAGTTCGCCGTCGGGGTTGAACACCCCAAGGGCAGCGGGCCCCGTGCCGGGGCCGGGTGTAAACTTGACCGTCACGTCCTCGGTGTCGGGCCGAAACGTGAAGAGGTCGGACGAGCTCGGAGACAGCGTCGTCGAGAGCGGAGACCCGACGTTGAGGCTGCTGACCGACTTCGCCACGCTGGCGTCTCCGGCCACATCCGAAACATCGACCGCGGCGAGCTGGGACGTCACTGCTGGCTCGCCGCCGTAGCCGAACTGTGCCGTCGAACTGACTGTGGTAGGACCACCTTTACCGGTACATCCCGCCAGGGACGCGGTGGCAATGCCTGCTAATTTCAGGCATGTGCGTCGGTCTACGACGGTCGTGTCCGTCGGCCTCCTGTCCTCCCGCGACACCTCTTCACTGTCGTGCGAGCGATTCTGTTCTTCGTTGGTCACACTCCGGTAATCTCTATTTACTATTTTATTCGTTGTTGCGGGTTGGGTGGCTTTTGAACTACTTGCCATCCCATTCAATATATCTTGCCATCCCATTCAATGTATCTTGCGTACCAGTACTGGAAGGAAATTACAAACGAAAATGACAGCCAAACTATCGAACGTCTGCCGATATTGCCGAATAGGTGCAGAAGTAGGAAGGAATTAACAGTAAGATATGGCAGAGTGCCCCGCTGGCAAATCCAGTTCCTGACTTGCTTACCGGGCCTCAGCCGCGTGGTTCCGGTCCGGCGACGACGCGACCTGTATTCCGAGTCAGTTCACGTAGCCGAGATGCTCGAGTCGCTTGCGGGCAGTCGCTCTA
The Haloarcula marismortui ATCC 43049 DNA segment above includes these coding regions:
- a CDS encoding carbohydrate-binding domain-containing protein; translation: MTNEEQNRSHDSEEVSREDRRPTDTTVVDRRTCLKLAGIATASLAGCTGKGGPTTVSSTAQFGYGGEPAVTSQLAAVDVSDVAGDASVAKSVSSLNVGSPLSTTLSPSSSDLFTFRPDTEDVTVKFTPGPGTGPAALGVFNPDGELVSQAYASSAAPVYLPESLSTSATYYLQVMDIGRSGGDYSLTLSTGNTTQSQSPYEGTVRSIPGRIQAQNFDIGGEGEAYHDTSNGNIYGSANRDTDVDIRPTGDESGKYNVGYFQAGEWLEYTTTVSPGTYDISLRVASALSDGQLELFLGDRALATITIPKTGDWTSWETVTVEDIEITTEQQSTLRVEALDSGVEFNWVEFERVDGQDPYNGTPATIPGRIQAQNYDTGGEGIAYSDTTASNEYDTGYRDTDVDIRETQDSTGEYNVGYFEDGEWLEYSADVSPGQYDIKVRVATTRDDRKLRFTLGEQTLGTLDVPNTGDWTAWTTATLEDVNIDADGQQVLRVEAVGSGIDFNWAEFVVAGNQPFDGVPVLPGRVQAQNYDLGGEGVAYHDTTAGSEYDLDYRDSDVDIRQTQDVSGEYNVGYFEDGEWLEYTVEVPTGTYIIDVRVATTRDDRQLRVSIDGDRVGTVAVPNTGDWTTWETATLPDVTVDSGGEHVIQVKAVGSGIDFNWFEFRDAAKTETETATPTETETATPTETATPTPTETETATPTETATPTPTETETATDDLGSEGYGMGGYGGTQ